A single genomic interval of Bacteroidales bacterium harbors:
- a CDS encoding RNA polymerase sigma factor, translated as MSLPLNNPNRKPEVEQTDISRDIIDRSKKGDRQAQYQLYKMYARAMFNICYRMMNDKSEAEDMLQESFSEAFRRLDSFRHESTFGAWLKMIVINKCINEIKRKKAQLEFFDDMSPFEEEEELQDEQEMGLSPDKIKKAMEGIPKGSRMIFSLYLLEGYDHQEISEILNISESNSKTQYMRAKQRIKEILKTQVL; from the coding sequence TTGTCTTTACCGTTGAATAATCCAAACAGGAAACCGGAAGTGGAGCAGACGGATATCAGCAGAGATATCATAGATCGCAGCAAAAAAGGGGACAGGCAGGCTCAATACCAGCTATATAAGATGTATGCCAGGGCCATGTTCAACATCTGCTATCGAATGATGAACGACAAATCCGAAGCTGAAGACATGTTGCAGGAATCATTTTCAGAGGCGTTCCGCCGGCTTGACAGCTTCCGCCACGAATCTACATTCGGGGCCTGGTTGAAAATGATCGTGATCAACAAGTGTATCAACGAGATCAAACGAAAGAAAGCCCAGTTAGAGTTCTTTGATGATATGTCGCCTTTTGAAGAGGAAGAAGAACTCCAGGATGAACAGGAAATGGGGTTATCTCCGGATAAAATCAAGAAAGCAATGGAGGGGATACCTAAAGGAAGCAGGATGATTTTCTCACTTTATTTACTTGAAGGTTATGATCACCAGGAGATATCGGAAATCCTGAACATCAGTGAATCAAATTCAAAGACGCAGTATATGCGGGCTAAACAAAGAATTAAAGAAATATTAAAAACACAGGTTTTATGA